In one window of Bizionia sp. M204 DNA:
- a CDS encoding two-component regulator propeller domain-containing protein, whose protein sequence is MKEIYLVLKICLIVFSSFLLTACNGQTKTSAKSNAQKHSNSNISHSPKVSEPINSPNYGAPFINEPPANRISDFVRNIFQDSKGNLWFGTNGDGVIRFSGKSLEYFSENEGFNGLAVRGILEDEAGNIWFGTERGLTKYNGDTFTNFNAKDGLLNTNIWSLIIDSKGLIWIGTLGGAYTFNGEKFTPFVIPESEPDVLRGVTSSKIVHCIMEDSNGNMWFGTPSGAYKYNGKTLTHISEKNGLPNNSINRILEDKYHNFWFATHHKGVSRYDGETFTNFTENGLVSGDEVWNIYEDSNGNIWFPAENYGVYRYDGGTFKNYSKTDGLLTNAIQYMYEDKESRFWFGGWMGLFLFDGTHFSVVTKKGPWGN, encoded by the coding sequence ATGAAAGAAATATACCTAGTATTAAAAATATGCCTAATTGTTTTTAGCTCGTTTCTGTTAACGGCTTGTAACGGACAAACTAAAACATCTGCAAAATCAAATGCTCAGAAACATTCAAATTCCAACATTAGTCATAGCCCAAAAGTAAGTGAGCCAATAAATAGTCCAAATTATGGCGCACCATTTATAAATGAACCACCAGCCAACAGAATTAGCGATTTTGTCCGTAATATTTTTCAAGATAGTAAAGGGAATTTGTGGTTTGGCACAAATGGCGATGGTGTAATTCGTTTTTCTGGAAAATCTTTAGAATATTTTTCTGAAAACGAAGGCTTTAATGGACTTGCAGTACGAGGAATACTTGAAGATGAAGCAGGCAATATCTGGTTTGGAACCGAACGCGGATTAACCAAATATAATGGTGACACCTTTACCAATTTTAATGCGAAGGATGGCTTGTTAAACACGAACATTTGGAGTTTAATTATAGATAGTAAAGGTCTCATTTGGATTGGCACGTTAGGAGGAGCGTACACTTTTAATGGTGAAAAATTCACACCGTTTGTCATACCAGAATCAGAACCAGATGTATTACGAGGTGTTACAAGTAGCAAAATTGTGCATTGTATAATGGAAGATAGCAACGGAAATATGTGGTTTGGAACACCAAGTGGAGCTTATAAATATAATGGAAAAACACTAACACATATTTCAGAAAAAAATGGCTTACCAAACAATTCAATTAACCGCATTTTAGAAGATAAATATCATAATTTTTGGTTTGCAACACACCATAAAGGGGTTAGTCGTTATGATGGAGAAACGTTTACTAATTTTACAGAAAATGGCCTTGTTAGTGGTGATGAAGTCTGGAATATTTATGAAGATTCAAATGGAAATATATGGTTTCCCGCCGAAAACTATGGGGTTTATCGGTATGATGGAGGTACCTTTAAAAATTATTCTAAAACTGATGGCTTGCTAACAAATGCTATTCAATATATGTACGAAGACAAAGAAAGCCGTTTTTGGTTTGGTGGTTGGATGGGGCTTTTTCTTTTTGATGGTACGCACTTTTCAGTTGTTACCAAAAAAGGACCTTGGGGAAATTAA
- a CDS encoding class I SAM-dependent methyltransferase produces the protein MNPEKNSKEHKKPWPTKAAMEQVYTMKLWGGNTAHYYSGDGSHLPELVNPYIEAVTTFLKSFENPLTVVDLGCGDFNIGNSLVQHTKKYIAVDIVPDLIKHNIEKFKTANLEFYCLDLAKDALPQGDCAILRQVLQHISNTEVLEIIKKLHAYKYVIVTEHIPKEPFIPNKDIISGQGIRLKKQSGIHLLEPPFNWIVKNERQLLSIPLAHGKGLIVTTLYEVF, from the coding sequence ATGAATCCTGAAAAGAACTCAAAAGAACATAAAAAACCATGGCCAACTAAAGCCGCCATGGAGCAGGTTTACACCATGAAACTTTGGGGAGGCAACACTGCTCATTATTATTCTGGTGATGGCTCTCACCTACCAGAATTGGTAAACCCGTATATAGAAGCGGTCACCACGTTTTTAAAATCGTTTGAAAACCCGTTGACAGTTGTGGATTTAGGTTGTGGTGATTTTAACATTGGAAACAGCTTGGTACAACATACGAAGAAATATATAGCAGTAGATATTGTACCTGATTTAATAAAACATAACATAGAAAAATTTAAAACAGCAAATTTAGAATTCTACTGTTTGGATTTAGCTAAAGACGCCTTACCACAAGGAGATTGCGCCATTTTGCGCCAGGTACTTCAACATATATCCAATACTGAAGTGCTGGAAATCATCAAGAAACTGCACGCGTATAAATACGTTATAGTAACAGAGCATATTCCAAAAGAACCTTTTATTCCGAATAAAGATATTATTTCCGGACAAGGCATTCGGTTAAAAAAACAAAGTGGAATCCATTTACTAGAACCACCTTTTAATTGGATCGTGAAAAACGAAAGACAACTTTTGTCTATACCTTTGGCCCATGGCAAAGGATTAATAGTTACAACGCTATATGAAGTTTTTTAA
- a CDS encoding MliC family protein yields the protein MTKNFLALGVVATLFLNACKEAPKQNQAESSTTEMVTNTQDDIVETSSTNNEGQTLQLIFNNSEGTVTFNFKGEKVTLRQEKAASGIWYKNESYELRGKGNDLELKKDGDVIFKHEDNIVIYSIKNKDGDILDMTYNNTANTVKVYVNGGEQIELTGEKPASGIWYKNNHYELRGKGENLTLTKDGNVVFEN from the coding sequence ATGACAAAGAATTTTTTAGCCCTTGGCGTAGTAGCAACCCTATTTTTAAATGCTTGTAAAGAAGCTCCAAAGCAAAATCAAGCAGAATCATCAACCACCGAAATGGTAACTAATACACAGGATGATATTGTAGAAACATCATCAACCAATAATGAAGGACAAACATTACAATTAATATTTAATAATTCAGAAGGAACTGTAACCTTTAATTTCAAAGGTGAAAAGGTAACGTTAAGGCAAGAAAAAGCCGCTTCGGGAATTTGGTATAAGAATGAAAGTTATGAATTAAGAGGTAAAGGAAATGATCTTGAACTGAAAAAAGATGGCGACGTTATTTTTAAGCATGAAGATAATATTGTTATTTATTCAATTAAAAATAAAGATGGTGATATCCTGGATATGACCTATAATAATACTGCCAATACTGTAAAGGTGTATGTAAATGGCGGCGAACAAATAGAATTAACAGGTGAAAAACCGGCCTCTGGAATTTGGTATAAAAATAACCACTATGAATTAAGAGGAAAAGGTGAGAATTTAACGCTGACTAAAGATGGCAACGTAGTGTTTGAAAATTAA
- a CDS encoding LytTR family DNA-binding domain-containing protein yields MYKILIIEDEAPARKKLKRFIAEVCEAYTIVAELETVEDTKTFLKQALEIDIIFSDIQLRDGNIFEVYNTITLNCPIIFATAYNAFLINAFEANGIEYLLKPYSLERFSKAWNKFIRLHTTNPVDNNQLMETIHQLLKNNQSVSKSYKNQFAIKMASETYFLKTESIVYFQADNGIICAFDTMNKRHVMPQATLKEIEVFLDPQKFFRINRSESVQRQYINKIKRYNKNTLSIHLNAGQKTLKTSQSKTSDFNNWLDL; encoded by the coding sequence ATGTATAAAATTTTAATAATTGAAGATGAAGCACCTGCTCGAAAAAAGCTAAAACGGTTTATCGCGGAAGTCTGTGAAGCTTATACCATAGTCGCGGAATTGGAAACGGTAGAGGACACAAAAACATTCCTAAAGCAAGCTCTGGAAATTGATATTATTTTTTCAGACATCCAATTAAGAGATGGTAATATTTTTGAGGTGTATAATACTATAACTTTAAATTGCCCCATAATTTTCGCAACCGCCTATAACGCGTTTTTAATTAATGCGTTTGAAGCCAACGGCATCGAATATCTTTTAAAACCCTATTCTTTGGAACGATTTTCAAAGGCGTGGAATAAGTTTATTCGATTACATACAACCAATCCTGTAGACAATAATCAGTTAATGGAAACCATCCATCAGTTGTTAAAAAATAACCAATCGGTTTCTAAATCCTATAAAAATCAGTTTGCCATAAAAATGGCAAGTGAAACATATTTTTTAAAAACAGAGAGCATTGTTTATTTTCAAGCAGACAACGGAATTATATGTGCCTTTGATACCATGAATAAACGTCATGTTATGCCTCAAGCTACACTAAAAGAAATAGAAGTATTTTTAGATCCACAAAAATTTTTCCGTATTAATCGTAGTGAAAGTGTGCAACGTCAATATATTAATAAAATTAAAAGATATAATAAAAACACGCTTTCCATCCACCTAAATGCTGGACAGAAAACGTTAAAAACTAGCCAAAGTAAAACAAGTGATTTTAATAACTGGTTAGATTTGTAA
- a CDS encoding sensor histidine kinase, which translates to MLKPDAPIAQFLAVFVIMILIKITISYIQRKHDLKIHTAKTYLIYFSVSFILYLIISNVFSLVIAALFNTTLFGSIYLAYLFYNENNMFKTEITKYNQALSSSAIQQLKAQLNPQFLFNNLNTLDELIEEDPAKASAFLHHFSELYRYSLITSEKKLVPLQDEIQFAKNYFELMAHKYLGYYNLEIENEHQIPHVFVPPFCLQVLVENAIEHNLGRDKTPVFITISISDKITVSNNSIPKKHQKKTGGRALKNLATQFNLLSDKNISIDSSDTHFKVTLPFINSNQDV; encoded by the coding sequence GTGCTAAAGCCAGACGCACCCATAGCGCAGTTTTTAGCCGTTTTTGTTATTATGATTCTTATCAAAATAACCATAAGCTATATCCAAAGAAAGCATGATTTAAAGATTCACACAGCTAAAACATATCTTATTTACTTTAGTGTTTCATTTATATTATATCTCATTATTTCTAACGTATTTAGTCTTGTAATTGCAGCGCTTTTCAATACCACTTTATTTGGTAGTATTTATTTAGCGTATTTATTCTATAATGAAAATAACATGTTTAAAACGGAAATTACAAAATACAATCAGGCACTTTCTAGTAGTGCTATTCAGCAATTAAAAGCACAACTAAATCCCCAATTTTTATTCAATAATTTAAATACTTTAGATGAATTAATTGAAGAAGATCCTGCCAAAGCCAGTGCATTTTTACATCATTTTTCAGAACTGTATCGGTATTCACTGATAACCTCTGAAAAAAAATTAGTCCCCTTACAGGATGAAATACAATTTGCTAAAAATTACTTTGAGTTAATGGCACATAAATATTTGGGATATTATAATTTAGAAATAGAAAACGAACATCAAATACCTCACGTTTTTGTACCACCGTTCTGTTTACAGGTTTTAGTTGAAAATGCTATTGAGCATAATTTAGGTCGTGACAAAACACCCGTTTTTATAACTATTTCTATTTCAGATAAAATTACTGTAAGTAATAATAGTATACCAAAAAAACACCAAAAGAAAACAGGTGGTAGAGCCTTAAAAAATCTTGCAACACAGTTTAATCTTTTAAGTGATAAAAATATCAGCATAGACTCTAGTGATACCCATTTTAAAGTAACACTACCCTTTATAAACAGTAACCAAGATGTATAA
- the lpdA gene encoding dihydrolipoyl dehydrogenase, whose amino-acid sequence MNSYDVAIIGSGPGGYVAAIRCAQLGLKTAIIEKYSTLGGTCLNVGCIPSKALLDSSHHYEDAVKHFEEHGIDIPGEIKVNLKQMIARKQAVVDTTTGGIDFLMKKNNIDVYQGLGSFKDATHITISGEKETEIEAKNTIIATGSKPSSLPFINIDKERIITSTEALKLKEIPKHMIVIGGGVIGLELGQVYKRLGAEVSVIEYMDRIIPTMDSGLSKELNKVLKKQKFKINTSHKVKSVERKGDEIIVKADNKKGEEVEFKGDYCLVSVGRRPYTDGLNAEAAGVKLNDKGQVEVNDHLQTATKNIYAIGDVIKGAMLAHKAEEEGVFVAETIAGQKPHIDYNLIPGVVYTWPEVAAVGQTEEQLKEAGVEYKVGQFPMRALGRSRASMDLDGFVKILADKSTDEILGFHMVGARAADLVAEAVVAMEYRASAEDISRMSHAHPTFAEAVKEAALAATDDRALHV is encoded by the coding sequence ATGAATTCATACGATGTAGCCATTATTGGCTCTGGTCCTGGAGGTTATGTAGCAGCTATTCGTTGCGCGCAATTAGGATTGAAAACTGCTATTATAGAAAAATATTCAACCCTTGGAGGAACATGCCTAAATGTTGGGTGTATTCCAAGTAAAGCGCTTTTAGATTCGTCTCATCATTACGAAGATGCAGTCAAGCATTTTGAAGAACATGGTATAGATATTCCTGGTGAAATTAAAGTGAATTTAAAACAAATGATTGCCCGTAAGCAGGCAGTTGTAGATACAACAACAGGTGGTATAGATTTCTTGATGAAGAAGAATAATATTGATGTTTACCAAGGATTAGGAAGCTTTAAAGACGCCACTCATATTACGATTTCAGGTGAAAAAGAAACGGAAATTGAAGCGAAGAATACCATTATTGCCACTGGAAGTAAACCTTCAAGTTTGCCATTCATAAATATTGATAAAGAGCGTATTATAACATCTACTGAAGCGCTAAAGCTTAAGGAGATTCCAAAACACATGATTGTTATTGGAGGCGGTGTTATTGGATTAGAGTTAGGTCAAGTTTACAAGCGTTTAGGTGCTGAAGTTTCTGTAATAGAATACATGGATCGTATTATTCCGACAATGGATTCAGGACTTTCTAAAGAATTAAATAAAGTGTTGAAGAAACAAAAATTCAAAATCAACACCTCACATAAAGTAAAATCTGTTGAACGTAAGGGTGATGAAATCATTGTAAAAGCGGACAACAAAAAAGGAGAAGAAGTAGAGTTTAAAGGTGATTATTGTTTAGTGTCAGTTGGTCGTCGTCCGTATACGGATGGATTAAATGCGGAAGCTGCTGGTGTAAAATTAAATGATAAAGGTCAAGTAGAAGTTAATGATCACTTACAAACAGCTACCAAAAACATTTATGCCATTGGCGATGTTATTAAAGGCGCTATGTTAGCCCATAAAGCGGAAGAAGAAGGCGTATTTGTTGCTGAAACTATTGCTGGACAAAAGCCACATATCGATTATAACTTAATTCCAGGTGTTGTTTATACATGGCCGGAAGTTGCAGCTGTTGGTCAAACAGAAGAGCAACTAAAAGAAGCAGGAGTAGAATATAAAGTCGGGCAATTTCCAATGCGTGCATTAGGTAGAAGTAGAGCGAGTATGGATTTAGACGGGTTTGTTAAAATTTTAGCCGATAAATCAACAGATGAAATTTTAGGGTTTCATATGGTAGGTGCTCGTGCAGCCGATTTAGTTGCTGAAGCTGTAGTTGCTATGGAATACAGAGCATCAGCTGAAGATATTTCGCGCATGTCTCACGCACACCCAACATTTGCAGAAGCCGTTAAAGAAGCCGCTTTAGCAGCAACAGACGATCGTGCTTTGCATGTATAA
- a CDS encoding response regulator transcription factor has protein sequence MLYKNIKKIYHDIFMSYAHPELGTHIKKIIELDVYLPYSSTFFCITNTQDLTFEFVSKNMTACLGLEKNVLLKEGMRNFWSRIHPEDIELWLRGLNDLMEFTLAEIPVNHRYQMSYTWNYRLKNAQDEYVNIIQNTTPLEFDAEMKPIIGLAHYTVMDINIQMPITVTAKLLNENNEYETKYFNNYSQKLLTDGLSNRERDVIRLLTLHNSSKEIADLLNISPNTVDTHRRNILKKLNISSTGELIGMLKMNTNFL, from the coding sequence ATGCTTTATAAAAACATCAAAAAGATTTATCATGATATTTTCATGTCTTATGCACACCCTGAATTAGGCACGCATATTAAAAAAATCATTGAATTAGATGTGTATTTGCCATACAGTTCTACCTTTTTCTGCATAACAAACACCCAAGATTTAACCTTTGAATTTGTTAGTAAAAACATGACGGCTTGTCTAGGCTTGGAAAAAAATGTCTTGCTAAAGGAAGGTATGCGAAATTTTTGGAGTCGCATTCACCCAGAAGATATTGAACTTTGGTTAAGAGGTTTAAACGATTTAATGGAATTTACTTTAGCTGAAATCCCGGTAAACCACAGATACCAAATGAGCTATACATGGAATTACCGCTTAAAAAATGCGCAGGACGAATATGTAAACATAATTCAAAACACCACACCTTTAGAGTTTGATGCGGAAATGAAACCAATAATAGGATTAGCGCATTACACCGTTATGGATATAAATATACAAATGCCAATTACGGTTACAGCCAAATTACTCAATGAAAACAACGAATATGAAACCAAATATTTTAATAATTATTCCCAAAAACTATTAACAGATGGTTTAAGTAATCGGGAGCGCGATGTGATACGATTATTAACCTTGCATAATTCAAGTAAGGAAATAGCTGATTTATTGAATATTAGTCCTAATACAGTAGATACACACCGAAGAAATATTTTAAAGAAACTTAACATTTCATCAACAGGAGAGCTGATAGGTATGTTAAAAATGAACACGAATTTTCTGTAA
- a CDS encoding S41 family peptidase, whose translation MKYQYLWFLVVIIIVQSCGSVKKNNAVVSSLHDADELREDVDAVYNQLQKHHPRLYQYISKEALDFKFDSLKTSITQPLSSHDFYEQLAPILMEVRQGHISVMPPQMQFTKKERKVLMKERFEFYDLDFNYMDKQLWVSGSKSDSLLIGSEVVQIENESANALIQKYQTQYASDGFNTTLMDRQLGRAFQRLYARDKGFLDSLSVTFNKQDSLYTKVFRRIPKDSTSHTIDSLKQEADSIKVAQLTKAEKLIRKQKAKEKRKQDRIYGSEGSDGKYTRNFNFKGIDSSVAVMKIRAFGNGNYKKFYKESFAQLDSLNTPNLVLDLRDNGGGRIEEIAYLFRYLAQEDYQFINESEVTSRVPFMVYTMSNGSPLMLKIIGAVFSPVIVTHNLIKTKKVDDAIYYKFKYAKMQSPFPDNFKGHLYVLINGNSFSASSILSTNIQGHNLATFVGEETGGAYNGTVAGLFKIYKLPNSKVRVRIGLMQIDAPFKVEPDGYGIKPDIPIVPTWNDVLHERDPELEWILNHVEKEKP comes from the coding sequence ATGAAATATCAATATCTGTGGTTTCTAGTAGTAATAATAATTGTTCAATCCTGCGGAAGCGTTAAAAAAAATAACGCCGTTGTAAGTAGTTTGCATGATGCAGATGAATTGAGAGAGGACGTAGATGCGGTTTATAATCAACTGCAAAAACATCATCCGCGCCTATATCAGTATATTTCTAAAGAAGCGTTAGATTTTAAATTTGATAGCCTAAAAACCAGTATCACACAACCATTAAGTAGTCATGATTTTTATGAACAATTAGCACCTATTTTAATGGAAGTGCGTCAAGGTCATATTTCGGTTATGCCACCTCAAATGCAATTCACTAAAAAAGAACGTAAGGTTTTAATGAAGGAACGGTTTGAGTTTTACGATTTAGATTTTAATTATATGGACAAACAATTATGGGTGTCCGGATCCAAATCAGATTCATTATTAATTGGAAGTGAAGTGGTTCAGATTGAAAATGAATCTGCCAACGCGTTAATCCAGAAATATCAAACACAATATGCTTCTGATGGCTTTAATACCACGTTGATGGATAGGCAATTGGGCCGTGCATTTCAAAGATTGTATGCACGAGATAAAGGGTTTTTAGATAGCTTATCCGTAACCTTCAATAAACAAGATTCATTATACACGAAAGTTTTCCGACGCATTCCAAAAGATTCAACTTCACACACAATAGATTCATTAAAACAGGAAGCTGATTCAATTAAAGTAGCCCAACTGACTAAAGCAGAAAAATTAATTAGAAAGCAGAAAGCAAAAGAAAAGCGAAAACAAGATCGAATATATGGTTCTGAAGGTTCAGACGGCAAATACACGCGTAATTTCAATTTTAAGGGAATAGATAGTTCTGTTGCCGTTATGAAAATAAGAGCTTTTGGAAATGGGAATTATAAAAAATTCTATAAAGAGAGTTTTGCCCAATTAGATTCATTAAATACACCGAATCTCGTTTTGGATTTACGAGATAATGGCGGTGGTCGAATAGAAGAAATTGCTTATTTATTCCGCTATTTGGCGCAAGAAGATTATCAGTTTATTAATGAAAGTGAGGTAACTAGTCGTGTGCCATTTATGGTGTACACCATGAGCAATGGTAGCCCTTTAATGTTAAAGATAATTGGAGCCGTTTTTTCACCTGTTATTGTAACCCATAACTTAATAAAAACCAAAAAGGTTGATGATGCTATTTATTATAAATTTAAATATGCCAAAATGCAATCCCCATTTCCGGATAATTTTAAAGGTCATTTATATGTGCTTATTAATGGGAATTCTTTTTCGGCATCATCCATATTGTCTACTAATATTCAAGGTCATAATTTAGCCACATTTGTCGGTGAAGAAACGGGAGGTGCTTATAATGGAACCGTTGCGGGTTTATTTAAAATTTATAAATTACCAAATAGTAAGGTTCGTGTACGCATTGGTTTAATGCAAATTGATGCGCCTTTTAAAGTAGAGCCAGATGGCTATGGTATTAAGCCGGATATTCCAATTGTTCCAACTTGGAATGATGTTTTACATGAACGTGATCCCGAGCTGGAATGGATTTTAAATCATGTAGAGAAAGAGAAACCATAG
- a CDS encoding Lrp/AsnC family transcriptional regulator, producing MNFDLIDLKLLQFLQEDAKQTNKMLSNRLNLSVTAVYERIRKLEREGVIAQYVALLDKNKVDRSFVAFCHIKLVQHTQNNIVKFEREVANLEEISECYHISGDYDYLLKVMVQDMEDFREFMVKKLTSINHIGSTHSMFVINEVKHTTAIMI from the coding sequence ATGAATTTCGATCTCATAGATTTAAAGTTATTACAATTTCTTCAAGAAGATGCGAAGCAGACCAACAAAATGTTATCTAACAGGTTAAATTTATCTGTTACAGCTGTTTACGAGCGGATTAGAAAGTTAGAACGCGAAGGTGTTATTGCGCAATATGTGGCCTTGTTGGATAAGAATAAGGTGGATCGGAGTTTTGTTGCTTTTTGTCATATTAAACTTGTTCAGCATACACAGAATAACATTGTGAAATTTGAGCGTGAAGTTGCCAATTTAGAAGAAATTTCTGAATGCTATCATATTAGTGGAGATTACGATTATTTATTAAAAGTAATGGTTCAGGATATGGAAGATTTTAGGGAGTTTATGGTTAAAAAACTAACATCTATTAATCATATTGGTAGCACCCACAGTATGTTTGTTATTAATGAAGTAAAACATACTACAGCCATTATGATTTAA
- a CDS encoding aminotransferase class I/II-fold pyridoxal phosphate-dependent enzyme — protein MAFKPANNIQDLQYFGEFGGVNPSISDSSTYTFLSAKTMFDTFEGNADGCYLYSRHSTPSNLYLGEALAAMEGTETANVTASGMGAITPVIMQLCGAGDHVVSSRTIYGGTYAFLKNFAPRLNITTTFVDITKLEVVEAAITKNTKILYCESVSNPLLEVADISGLAKLAKKHNLKLVVDNTFSPLSVSPVQLGADIVIHSLTKFINGSSDTVGGVICGTQEFINDLRSVNDGACMLLGSTMDSLRAASILKNLRTLHIRMQQHSLNATYLAEKFEADGLKTVYPGLASHPSHELFKSMMNEKYGYGGMLTADVGSLEKANALMELMQEKNLGYLAVSLGFYKTLFSAPGSSTSSEIPEDEQKEMGLSDGLIRFSIGLDADIERTYKTMRSCMESLDIL, from the coding sequence ATGGCATTCAAACCAGCAAATAATATTCAAGATTTACAATATTTTGGTGAATTTGGAGGAGTAAACCCTTCTATTTCAGATTCATCAACCTACACTTTTTTATCGGCTAAAACCATGTTTGACACCTTTGAAGGTAATGCAGATGGCTGTTATTTGTATTCAAGACATTCTACGCCTTCAAACTTATATCTCGGCGAAGCTTTAGCAGCCATGGAAGGAACGGAGACTGCAAATGTTACCGCTTCAGGAATGGGAGCCATAACACCAGTCATAATGCAGCTTTGTGGCGCTGGCGATCATGTCGTTTCTAGTCGCACCATTTATGGAGGAACGTATGCCTTTTTAAAGAATTTTGCACCTAGACTTAACATAACAACGACTTTTGTAGATATTACAAAATTAGAAGTGGTTGAAGCTGCCATTACGAAAAACACAAAAATTTTATACTGCGAATCTGTTAGTAACCCGCTCTTGGAAGTTGCTGATATTTCAGGTTTAGCAAAGTTGGCTAAAAAGCACAATTTAAAATTGGTGGTAGATAATACGTTTTCGCCCTTATCTGTTTCACCTGTGCAATTGGGAGCTGATATCGTGATTCACAGTTTAACTAAATTCATAAATGGATCTAGTGATACGGTTGGTGGTGTAATTTGTGGTACACAAGAATTCATAAACGATTTACGAAGTGTCAACGATGGCGCCTGTATGTTATTAGGCTCTACTATGGACAGTTTAAGAGCCGCTTCTATATTAAAAAACCTACGCACATTGCACATTAGAATGCAGCAACATAGTTTAAATGCGACCTATTTAGCAGAAAAATTTGAAGCTGATGGATTAAAAACCGTGTATCCAGGTTTAGCTTCTCATCCAAGTCATGAATTATTTAAAAGCATGATGAATGAAAAATATGGATATGGTGGCATGCTAACTGCAGATGTTGGTTCTTTAGAAAAAGCAAATGCATTAATGGAATTAATGCAAGAGAAAAATTTAGGATATCTAGCTGTTAGTCTAGGGTTTTACAAAACCTTATTCTCGGCTCCAGGTAGTTCTACTTCATCGGAAATACCGGAAGATGAACAAAAAGAAATGGGCTTAAGTGATGGTTTAATTCGTTTTTCTATTGGATTAGATGCAGACATTGAGCGCACCTATAAAACTATGCGTTCTTGCATGGAGTCACTTGATATATTATAG